One Desulfovibrio litoralis DSM 11393 genomic window, AGTTCCTATCTTTGAACGTTTCTGGATGGGCGGAATAGATACCGTACGCGGTTATAACGCACGAGACATTATTCCGGTTGACCCTAAAACCGGCGATTACCTCGGTGGAACAAGAATGGCGGTCTTAAACCTTGAATATATCTGGAGATTAAGTACCGAACTTGGTGTAAACCTCGTACCTTTCTTTGATATGGGTGTAAACTACGCCGATGATATAGACGATTTCTCATGGAATAACGAACTCAAAAAATCTACAGGTTTAGAGTTGCGTTGGCGTTCTCCGATGGGCGATTTACGATTCTCATACGGTATTCCGCTTGATGAAAATCGTGATGGTTCAAGATCAAGCGGACGCTTTGAATTCTCAATGGGTCAATTCTTTTAACCTCAAACCCACAACACAAAACAAAACCCACTATCAAAGCGATTTGACAGTGGGTTTTTTTATTAAGCAAATAAAACAAAATAAGACCATTACAAAACTCTGTTTTGCGTGTTTTTTTCATAGTTTTATGCTCTCTATACACATAGCATAAAATGTCTTAAATCTCAAAAAAGCACGAACAAAGAAGGCACAATAGAGCGTTGTAATAATTTCACATACAGTGTCTTAAAATTTTTTAGACTTTTTAATGACAGAAATTAAGATTCATGATATATAGACTCAACATTGATGTTAATTCAATATGTTAACTTGGAAATTATTTGATCTTTTAATTAATATGAACACACTTAAAATATATTATAATATTACCCAACTAACCAATAAAAAATGCTGTTTACCTAAAGCAGAATTTAGCATTAAGTATCTTTAGCCAGAGAGTTTTTGTGAAATATAAACGATATAATAGAAAAAACAGTACTAACAAAGTATATATCTTTCTTTTTCTCCTCATTCTACTTAACGGAGTATTAGCTTATTTTTTGTGGGAATTTATCAACAAAAATCAAGAAACCACCTCCAATACTGAAGAAATTACACTCCAAGATTCTGAAACTTCTGAAGAAAATATACCCCAAACTCAACCAACCGTTAACGCGACAACAACACAACCGGAAAGCCAAGACGGAACACATAGCGGAATAATCAACGCAGGCGACACCGCCTCTACACTATTACAAACATGGATGCCTGTGGCTGATGTAAACGCCATGGCAGAAGCCAGCAGGAAACTGTTCCCTTTACGCAGCCTTAAAGAAGGACACGCATATACTGTTTATGTCAACGATAATAGTGTTGAAAAATTTGAATATGAAATTGATGACTTAAAAAAATTAATCTTAACCAGAGATGGCGACAACGGCTTTTCCGCTCAAATAGAACAAATTCCTTACGAAATTTTATTGGAACGCATAGACGGCGTTATAGACTCAAGTCTTTTTGAAGCTGTTGCGGATATAGGAGAATCTCCCAATTTAGCCGTCCGCATGGCGGATATCTTTGCTTGGGAAATTAACTTTGTTAAAGACCTGCGTCAGGGTGATAAGTTTAGCCTTTTGGTTGAAAAACTCTTTAAAGACGGAGAGTTTAAACGCTATGGAAAAATTTTATATGCAGAGTTTATTAACCAAGATAAACCTTATAAGGCCTTTGCTTATATCAATGAGAATGATTCCGTTACATATTTTACGGAAACAGGCGACAGCCTAAAACGTGCTTTTTTACAAGCTCCCTTGTCTTTTACTCGTATTTCTTCGGGTTTTACCAATCGTCGTTTACACCCTGTGTTTAAAGATTGGCGTTCTCACCCGGCAATTGATTATGCCGCACCTTCGGGAACACCGGTAAAAACAGTCGGAAACGGGGTTGTTACCTTTGCCGGTTGGGGAAAAGGGGCAGGGAACTATATAGCAATAAAACATAGTAACGGCTATGAAACTATGTATTTACACCTTTCCGGTTTTGCCCAAGGTTTAAAAAAAGGAAATAAAGTCAGCCAAGGTGATGTTATAGGCTTTGTCGGCAGTACGGGCTACTCTACCGGTCCCCATTTAGATTTCAGAATGAAAAAAAATGGAACTTTTTTAAACCCGATTACCGCCTTAAACCCTCGTGGCGACTCTATCAGTAAAAAAGAATTGGCTGAGTTTAAAAAGATGGTTGATTATTACAAAGAGTTTGTAAACGATAAAAAAAGCCTGACGGAATATGTTCCGTATAAAGAAAAGTCTTAAAAAGCTTGGCTGTAGAAAACACACAACTTATTAGAGACTATTGCACAATAGGCTCAAAGTGGCTTTCGTCAGAAAGACACTCCAAAAACCACGAATAAGGACTCTAGGCTGGCTTTGCCTGCCATGGAGATTGGGGGACTTGGGG contains:
- a CDS encoding M23 family metallopeptidase; translation: MWEFINKNQETTSNTEEITLQDSETSEENIPQTQPTVNATTTQPESQDGTHSGIINAGDTASTLLQTWMPVADVNAMAEASRKLFPLRSLKEGHAYTVYVNDNSVEKFEYEIDDLKKLILTRDGDNGFSAQIEQIPYEILLERIDGVIDSSLFEAVADIGESPNLAVRMADIFAWEINFVKDLRQGDKFSLLVEKLFKDGEFKRYGKILYAEFINQDKPYKAFAYINENDSVTYFTETGDSLKRAFLQAPLSFTRISSGFTNRRLHPVFKDWRSHPAIDYAAPSGTPVKTVGNGVVTFAGWGKGAGNYIAIKHSNGYETMYLHLSGFAQGLKKGNKVSQGDVIGFVGSTGYSTGPHLDFRMKKNGTFLNPITALNPRGDSISKKELAEFKKMVDYYKEFVNDKKSLTEYVPYKEKS